From the Magnetococcales bacterium genome, one window contains:
- a CDS encoding response regulator gives DNILRHSTNVAIVATDPDWCIRYFNPMAEKLFGISQEEVIGKWLDQHPAMEPINPFRFGSKTSPLPESGLLEYEREYPLHHRTIILSVRITRIPDRAGNGIGYVFMARDITEVRRAEIYREKNEQRLAMLLEMNRKAPGLSEKELCTLAVDIAVSLTDSRIGYLHRVNADQETIRLVTWNAATLEHCNAVHASHYPISRAGIWADSFRLKKTVVHNNCPSEPGLHGYPEGHFPVLRHMSTPLMENGKVCFILGVGNKGLPYDQNDITQLERVGDEVQRFLMRWQAEEALREARQAAEAANLAKSEFLAIMSHEIRTPLNVLLGMSDILEESVLTSEQRQQLEVVNRAGEHLLSLINDILDLSRIEIGRLVLENVAYQPRSLLSAVENMMRSRIETKGLQFQVTLSPDLPMWVSGDEARLRQILVNLLGNAVKFTQQGHIALNVEYAPQGNLCRFSLSDTGEGIAEEHLDKIFDKFTQADASISRRHGGTGLGLAISRNLVERMGGQLKVESRLGEGSTFSFTIAMPVVEAPDSTVARTAPPPLTELSPLHILLVEDSPDNQNLIRTYLKKTPWTIETVQNGQEAVDCVPRGQYDLILMDIQMPVMDGYTATRMIRAWEQRESRKPLPILALSAHALQSEQQMSLQAGCDAHLVKPIKKSHLISTIWGVMSKL, from the coding sequence CGACAACATCCTGCGCCATTCCACCAATGTCGCCATCGTGGCCACCGACCCCGACTGGTGCATCCGCTACTTCAATCCCATGGCCGAAAAACTCTTCGGTATCTCACAGGAGGAGGTAATCGGCAAATGGCTGGATCAACATCCCGCCATGGAGCCGATCAATCCCTTCCGATTCGGTTCGAAAACCTCCCCACTTCCGGAAAGCGGTCTTCTCGAATACGAAAGGGAGTACCCGCTTCACCACCGGACCATCATCCTCTCCGTCCGCATCACCCGCATTCCGGATCGGGCGGGGAATGGCATCGGGTATGTGTTCATGGCCCGGGATATCACGGAGGTCCGTCGGGCCGAAATCTATCGGGAAAAAAACGAGCAGCGACTGGCCATGCTCCTGGAAATGAACCGCAAGGCTCCCGGACTCTCGGAGAAGGAACTCTGCACCCTGGCGGTGGATATTGCCGTGAGTCTCACGGACAGCCGTATCGGCTATCTGCACCGGGTCAATGCCGACCAGGAGACCATCCGCCTCGTCACCTGGAATGCCGCTACCCTCGAACACTGCAACGCCGTTCATGCCAGCCATTATCCCATTTCCAGGGCGGGAATCTGGGCCGACTCCTTTCGCCTGAAAAAGACGGTGGTGCATAACAACTGCCCCAGCGAGCCCGGACTCCACGGATATCCCGAGGGCCATTTCCCGGTACTGCGGCACATGAGTACCCCGCTCATGGAAAACGGGAAGGTATGTTTCATTCTGGGCGTGGGCAACAAGGGGCTTCCCTACGATCAGAACGATATCACCCAACTCGAACGGGTCGGGGACGAAGTGCAGCGCTTTCTGATGCGCTGGCAGGCGGAAGAGGCGTTGCGCGAGGCTCGCCAGGCCGCCGAGGCGGCCAATCTGGCCAAAAGTGAATTTCTGGCCATCATGAGTCACGAAATTCGTACTCCCCTGAATGTGCTGCTGGGCATGAGCGACATTCTGGAAGAGAGCGTGTTGACCAGCGAACAGAGGCAGCAACTGGAGGTGGTCAATCGGGCGGGGGAGCATTTGCTCAGTCTGATCAACGACATCCTGGATCTCTCCCGCATCGAGATCGGCAGGCTGGTATTGGAAAATGTGGCTTATCAGCCCCGCTCTCTGTTGAGCGCCGTGGAAAATATGATGCGAAGTCGTATCGAAACCAAAGGGTTGCAGTTTCAGGTCACCCTCTCCCCGGATCTGCCGATGTGGGTTTCGGGGGATGAAGCCCGACTGCGGCAGATCCTGGTGAACCTGCTGGGCAATGCCGTGAAGTTCACTCAGCAAGGCCACATCGCCTTGAACGTGGAGTACGCTCCCCAGGGCAATCTCTGTCGTTTCAGCCTCTCGGATACCGGGGAGGGGATTGCCGAGGAGCATCTGGACAAGATCTTCGACAAGTTCACCCAGGCCGATGCCAGCATCTCCCGACGCCATGGCGGCACCGGTTTGGGACTGGCCATCTCGCGCAATCTGGTGGAACGCATGGGAGGCCAACTGAAGGTGGAAAGCCGTTTGGGCGAGGGCAGCACCTTCTCCTTCACCATTGCCATGCCCGTTGTCGAGGCCCCGGATTCCACCGTTGCCCGGACGGCACCGCCGCCCCTGACGGAACTCTCCCCGTTGCACATTCTGCTGGTGGAAGACTCACCGGACAATCAGAACCTGATTCGCACCTACCTGAAAAAGACCCCCTGGACCATCGAAACCGTCCAGAACGGACAGGAAGCGGTGGATTGCGTCCCCCGTGGGCAGTATGACCTGATTTTGATGGATATTCAGATGCCGGTCATGGATGGCTACACCGCCACGCGGATGATCCGGGCCTGGGAGCAACGGGAGTCCCGCAAGCCTCTGCCCATTCTGGCCTTGAGCGCCCACGCCCTGCAAAGCGAGCAGCAGATGAGCCTTCAGGCGGGGTGTGACGCCCATCTGGTCAAGCCCATCAAAAAAAGCCATCTGATCTCGACCATCTGGGGCGTGATGTCGAAGCTTTGA
- a CDS encoding NfeD family protein, translating to MESYFAQLTHWHWAILAVGFTIVEVLLPVFVFLWLGLAAGLTAVVKYLHPAFSWEGQFLLFCATALLTIAVWHGLLRKRPSAVGDSTLNRRGTQYIGQVFTLEQPIVDGVGHLRVDDTFWRLQGPELTAGAKVRVTEVVGNALKVEAV from the coding sequence ATGGAATCCTATTTCGCCCAACTCACCCATTGGCACTGGGCCATCCTGGCGGTCGGTTTCACCATCGTGGAGGTATTGCTGCCGGTTTTCGTCTTCCTCTGGCTGGGCCTGGCCGCAGGCTTGACCGCCGTGGTCAAGTACCTCCATCCGGCCTTTTCCTGGGAGGGGCAGTTTCTGCTCTTTTGCGCCACCGCGCTGCTGACCATCGCGGTGTGGCACGGTTTGCTGCGCAAACGACCCTCCGCCGTGGGCGACAGCACCCTGAACCGGCGCGGCACCCAGTACATCGGTCAGGTATTCACCCTGGAGCAGCCCATCGTGGACGGGGTGGGCCACCTGCGGGTGGACGACACCTTCTGGCGCTTGCAAGGCCCGGAGTTGACGGCGGGCGCCAAGGTCCGGGTAACCGAGGTGGTGGGCAATGCCCTGAAGGTTGAGGCGGTTTGA